A portion of the Gymnogyps californianus isolate 813 chromosome 25, ASM1813914v2, whole genome shotgun sequence genome contains these proteins:
- the ATP5MG gene encoding ATP synthase subunit g, mitochondrial translates to MAQAAQRLAQRIAARGPQLLSAAVAYSKPRLATFWYYAKVELAPPTPAEIPRAIDSMKAMVRSFQTGRLAQLTVKEALRNGLVATEVLMWFYIGEIIGKGGLIGYNV, encoded by the exons ATGGCGCAGGCCGCGCAGAGGCTGGCGCAGCGCATCGCCGCCCGCGGGCCGCAGCTCCTCAGCG CCGCCGTGGCCTACTCGAAGCCGCGCTTGGCCACGTTCTGGTACTACGCCAAGGTGGAGCTGGCCCCGCCGACCCCCGCCGAGATCCCCCGGGCCATCGACAGCATGAAGGCCATGGTCAGGAGCTTCCAGACCGGCCGCCTGGCGCAGCTTACCGTCAAG gAAGCGCTGAGGAACGGTCTGGTGGCCACGGAGGTGCTGATGTGGTTTTACATCGGCGAGATCATAGGCAAGGGCGGCCTGATCGGGTACAACGTCTGA